The proteins below come from a single Panicum hallii strain FIL2 chromosome 7, PHallii_v3.1, whole genome shotgun sequence genomic window:
- the LOC112900672 gene encoding uncharacterized protein LOC112900672, producing the protein MAKEVWESLKTRFVGADRVKTARLTTLKGEFDKLCMVDGDVLDDYAGKISGMAAKFAGLRSTLDDVTMVKKLLDTVPNHLYPAVAGIEQFCDVETMAFEEALGRLKAFDERSRQRAQIISAQVANGGQAGGDKLLLADADKKDRQWAKSGIGKCFNCGIRGHFARDCRKPKKEVVMVATANVEEEQTLL; encoded by the coding sequence ATGGCGAAGGAGGTATGGGAGAGCCTCAAGACAAGGTTCGTCGGCGCGGATCGAGTCAAGACTGCGCGCCTCACCACGCTCAAGGGGGAGTTCGACAAGCTGTGCATGGTGGACGGCGACGTGCTTGACGACTACGCCGGGAAGATCAGCGGCATGGCCGCGAAGTTCGCCGGTCTCAGGTCCACGCTCGACGACGTCACCATGGTGAAGAAGCTGCTCGACACCGTGCCTAATCACCTGTACCCGGCGGTGGCTGGCATCGAGCAGTTCTGCGACGTCGAGACGATGGCATTCGAGGAGGCGCTTGGCAGGCTGAAGGCGTTCGACGAGCGTTCACGACAGCGCGCGCAGATCATCAGCGCGCAGGTGGCGAATGGGGGTCAGGCCGGCGGCGACAAGCTTCTGCTCGCGGATGCGGACAAGAAGGACCGACAGTGGGCGAAGTCCGGCATCGGCAAGTGCTTCAACTGCGGAATTCGGGGTCATTTTGCACGGGATTGCCGCAAGCCCAAGAAGGAGGTCGTCATGGTGGCCACGGCGAATGTCGAGGAAGAACAAACTCTGCTGTGA
- the LOC112900180 gene encoding nudix hydrolase 13, mitochondrial-like, producing the protein MAPGEKTTILVARKGRLRQRYDGEYRLVAGCVPYRVGADGQPELLMVSTPNRDDLVFPKGGWEDDEDVHEAACREALEEAGVKGTINRTALGMWVFRSKSSPVSGDSPRGACKGYIFALEVAEELEQWPEQDTHGRQWVSPADAYRLCRYDWMREALSAQLDRLAEAKPAAPELDDHSGVYMMVKAAAATADRAVALC; encoded by the exons ATGGCGCCGGGAGAGAAGACGACGATCCTGGTGGCGAGGAAGGGCCGGCTGCGGCAGCGCTACGACGGCGAGTACCGCCTCGTGGCGGGCTGCGTGCCGTACCGCGTCGGCGCGGACGGCCAGCCCGAGCTGCTCATGGTCTCCACGCCCAACAGGGACGACCTCGTCTTCCCCAAG gGCGGGTGGGAGGACGACGAGGACGTACACGAGGCGGCGTGCCGCGAGGCGCTGGAGGAGGCCGGCGTGAAGGGCACCATCAAC AGAACCGCGCTGGGGATGTGGGTGTTCAGGAGCAAGAGCAGCCCGGTGAGCGGCGACAGCCCCCGGGGCGCCTGCAAGGGCTACATCTTCGCGCTGGAGGTCGCCGAGGAGCTCGAGCAATGGCCGGAGCAGGACACGCACGGCAGGCAGTGG GTCTCACCGGCGGACGCGTACCGCCTGTGCCGGTACGACTGGATGCGCGAGGCGCTGTCGGCGCAGCTTGACCGGCTGGCGGAGGCGAAGCCCGCCGCGCCGGAGCTGGATGACCACAGCGGCGTGTACATGATGGTGAAGGCGGCCGCTGCCACCGCCGACCGAGCGGTGGCTCTCTGCTAG